One Hyphomicrobium sp. CS1GBMeth3 DNA window includes the following coding sequences:
- a CDS encoding 2-oxo acid dehydrogenase subunit E2, whose product MNAEIPSQVAAEIPDRVIPLSGMRGMIASKMKESISTSAQLTHIAECDVTSLSAAKAQLAERGVKASVEDLLIHAVVSSLRKNPHLNATLEDNAIRVKSAMNISCAIALSGDLLVAPTILNADCMSLAERIEARRDLVERARTNKLSVKEMTAGTFTLSNIGLSRVRYFTPILNMPQVAILGIGEAGLRPWVVGNGRIEPRPIMGLSLTFDHRAVNGAPAANFLTDLCQAIEQFRPE is encoded by the coding sequence GTGAACGCTGAAATTCCGTCTCAAGTCGCCGCAGAAATCCCGGATCGAGTCATCCCGCTTTCTGGAATGAGAGGGATGATCGCGTCGAAAATGAAAGAAAGCATTTCGACCTCGGCTCAGTTGACCCACATCGCCGAGTGCGATGTGACGTCCCTCAGCGCGGCGAAGGCGCAACTGGCGGAGCGGGGCGTTAAAGCCTCGGTCGAGGATCTATTGATCCACGCCGTTGTCTCCTCGCTGCGAAAAAACCCACACCTCAACGCGACGCTCGAGGATAACGCCATCCGGGTGAAGTCTGCGATGAACATCTCCTGCGCGATCGCGCTGTCCGGCGACCTCCTAGTGGCGCCCACGATCTTGAATGCGGATTGCATGTCCCTCGCAGAGCGCATCGAAGCCCGGCGCGACCTAGTGGAACGCGCGCGCACCAACAAGCTCTCCGTCAAGGAGATGACAGCCGGGACGTTCACGCTGTCCAATATCGGCTTGTCCCGCGTGCGCTATTTCACGCCCATCCTGAATATGCCCCAGGTCGCAATACTCGGCATCGGCGAGGCCGGGTTGCGCCCCTGGGTCGTCGGCAATGGACGCATCGAGCCTCGCCCGATCATGGGCCTATCTCTGACGTTCGATCACCGGGCCGTCAACGGTGCTCCAGCCGCAAACTTCCTCACCGATCTCTGTCAGGCGATCGAACAATTCCGCCCCGAGTAG
- a CDS encoding alpha-ketoacid dehydrogenase subunit beta, which yields MSSVAAAAVNERRLTIARAMAESIAQEMRIDPRVFVMGEDVGPLGGVFGNTRGLFEEFGAERVRDTPISETAFMGAAVGAASDGMRPIVELMFVDFFGVCFDAIYNSMAKNTYFSGGTVKVPVVLMTSTGGGYSDAGQHSQCLYATFAHLPGMKVVAPSNAYDAKGLMTTAIRDDNPVIFMYHKGLQGMGWLGTEPAATVNVPEESYTIPFGTAAIVREGKDVTIVGVAMGVHNALKAADRLSTQGVSAEVVDLRTLVPLDRDTVFASVAKTGKLIVVDEDYRSYGLTGEIIASIVERDITILNAAPQRVAYPDIPIPFTRTMEQFALPNPEKIIEAYEKMKGRRGWRWM from the coding sequence ATGTCATCCGTAGCTGCCGCTGCTGTCAACGAGCGCCGGCTGACGATCGCGCGCGCTATGGCTGAATCGATTGCTCAGGAGATGCGGATCGATCCGCGGGTCTTTGTCATGGGCGAGGACGTTGGTCCGCTCGGCGGCGTCTTCGGCAATACGCGCGGATTGTTCGAGGAGTTTGGTGCCGAGCGCGTCCGCGATACCCCGATCTCGGAAACGGCCTTCATGGGCGCCGCCGTGGGTGCCGCATCCGACGGCATGCGCCCCATCGTCGAGTTGATGTTCGTCGACTTCTTCGGCGTCTGCTTCGACGCAATTTACAACTCGATGGCCAAGAATACCTACTTCTCGGGCGGCACAGTCAAGGTTCCCGTGGTGCTCATGACCTCGACGGGCGGCGGCTACTCCGATGCCGGGCAGCACTCCCAATGCCTCTACGCCACGTTCGCGCATCTGCCGGGAATGAAGGTCGTCGCTCCGAGCAACGCGTACGATGCCAAAGGGCTCATGACCACGGCGATCCGCGACGACAACCCCGTGATTTTCATGTACCACAAGGGTCTGCAAGGAATGGGTTGGCTCGGCACGGAACCCGCCGCCACGGTGAACGTGCCGGAGGAGAGCTACACGATCCCGTTCGGAACGGCGGCGATCGTGCGCGAGGGAAAAGACGTCACCATCGTCGGCGTAGCGATGGGCGTCCATAACGCGCTCAAGGCCGCGGATAGGCTGTCGACCCAAGGCGTCAGCGCAGAGGTCGTGGATCTACGGACTCTCGTTCCTCTTGATCGTGACACTGTGTTCGCTTCGGTCGCGAAAACCGGGAAGCTGATCGTCGTCGACGAGGACTATCGCAGTTACGGCCTAACAGGCGAGATCATCGCCAGCATCGTCGAGCGCGACATCACAATTCTCAATGCCGCGCCTCAGCGCGTGGCCTACCCGGATATTCCCATTCCGTTCACTCGGACGATGGAGCAGTTCGCTCTGCCGAATCCCGAGAAGATCATCGAAGCCTATGAAAAAATGAAAGGACGTCGCGGATGGCGGTGGATGTAA
- a CDS encoding lipoyl domain-containing protein — MAVDVKIPTDLWEEDAEAAITNWLVSDGANVSEGQLIAEIMVEKVQYEIRSPGAGTIQIGLPVETVVAKGGSIATIS, encoded by the coding sequence ATGGCGGTGGATGTAAAGATCCCAACTGATCTTTGGGAGGAGGATGCAGAGGCAGCCATCACCAACTGGCTCGTCTCCGACGGAGCAAACGTGTCGGAGGGGCAGTTGATCGCAGAGATCATGGTCGAAAAGGTGCAGTACGAGATTCGATCTCCGGGCGCCGGCACCATTCAGATCGGGCTCCCGGTGGAGACTGTCGTGGCAAAAGGCGGCTCGATCGCCACCATCTCATAA
- a CDS encoding PQQ-dependent dehydrogenase, methanol/ethanol family, whose protein sequence is MNVDRLKCLAGSAMVLALAGTISGYWSDAAAETVVDDAALGDRGQKDNWLAYGRDHSEQRFSPLDQINVDNVGKLGLAWSRPLPEDRALVGTPLVVDGVMYFTGSYSVARAVDARTGKLIWEYNPETLKHAGDRARMMWGWSRGLTFYKGKVIIATADGRLIALDAKTGAPIWTTQTFDPKLPLHISGAPKAFRDLVIVGNGGSEQGGGRGFITAYHVETGEQAWRFYVVPGNPADGFEDEAQAMAATTWTGEWWKIGGGGQTWNAFTYDAEFDQILIGTGNGGPWNQKIRSPQGGDNLFLCSVVALDATTGKYKWHYQTTPGETWDYTSTMDIVLADLELKEGEGRKKVLMHAPKNGFFYVIDRKDGKLLSAEPFAKVTWATGIDMKTGRPIEAPGARYEDKPITIWPSVFGAHSWHAMSYNPNTGLVYIPQMELPTHWDDTKIDFNSWKKPSFQIDVGVDVGLGSDIPKDAGTSFLMAWDPVKQKKVWEVPQPNYWNAGTMTTAGNLVFQGRIDGKFAAYDARDGKELWSVNVGSGISAPPITYAVDGTQYVSLLVGFGGAAVAYGGGSSMAQYGWGYRAQLRQLLTFAVGAGKPMPEVGEPTFAKVLTPDGFTPDDKLADRGQHVYKASCAWCHGAGAVSGGYTPDLRASEAVVHTEQFKAIVQEGALAPNGMPRFRSLSDDDLKALQNFIRKQALEAAQPASN, encoded by the coding sequence ATGAACGTGGACAGATTGAAGTGTCTCGCCGGCTCGGCAATGGTGCTGGCCCTGGCCGGCACTATTTCCGGATATTGGAGCGATGCCGCGGCGGAAACGGTTGTCGATGATGCTGCGTTGGGCGACCGCGGTCAGAAGGACAACTGGCTGGCTTATGGACGGGACCATAGCGAGCAGAGGTTTAGCCCGCTCGACCAGATCAACGTCGACAACGTGGGAAAGCTTGGTCTGGCCTGGTCGCGGCCTTTGCCGGAAGACCGCGCGCTCGTGGGGACGCCGCTCGTGGTTGATGGAGTAATGTATTTCACGGGGAGCTACAGCGTCGCGCGCGCGGTCGACGCAAGAACAGGAAAGCTGATCTGGGAATATAACCCTGAGACGCTGAAGCATGCCGGAGATCGCGCCCGCATGATGTGGGGTTGGAGCCGCGGTCTAACATTTTATAAGGGTAAGGTGATCATCGCGACGGCTGATGGGCGCCTCATAGCGCTGGACGCGAAGACGGGGGCGCCCATTTGGACCACGCAGACGTTCGATCCGAAGCTGCCACTTCATATCAGCGGTGCTCCCAAGGCGTTTCGAGATTTGGTCATCGTCGGCAACGGTGGTTCCGAGCAAGGTGGCGGGCGCGGGTTCATCACTGCGTATCACGTCGAGACAGGAGAGCAGGCGTGGAGATTCTATGTCGTTCCCGGAAACCCCGCCGACGGCTTCGAGGACGAAGCGCAAGCAATGGCGGCCACGACGTGGACCGGCGAGTGGTGGAAAATCGGCGGCGGTGGCCAAACCTGGAACGCCTTCACCTATGACGCAGAGTTCGATCAAATACTGATCGGAACCGGCAACGGCGGTCCCTGGAATCAGAAAATCCGCAGCCCGCAAGGCGGCGACAACCTCTTCCTCTGCTCGGTCGTCGCTCTCGATGCTACAACCGGAAAGTACAAGTGGCACTATCAGACAACGCCGGGGGAGACCTGGGACTACACCTCGACGATGGACATCGTTCTCGCGGACCTGGAGCTAAAGGAAGGTGAGGGTAGGAAGAAGGTGCTGATGCATGCACCCAAGAACGGATTCTTCTACGTCATCGATCGGAAGGACGGCAAGCTCCTCTCGGCGGAGCCATTTGCGAAAGTGACCTGGGCAACTGGCATCGACATGAAGACCGGCCGTCCAATTGAGGCCCCGGGCGCGCGTTATGAGGACAAGCCGATCACGATCTGGCCGAGCGTGTTCGGCGCTCATTCGTGGCACGCCATGTCCTACAATCCAAACACGGGGCTCGTGTACATCCCGCAGATGGAATTGCCGACCCACTGGGATGACACGAAAATCGATTTCAATTCTTGGAAAAAGCCGTCGTTCCAGATCGATGTTGGCGTCGATGTTGGCCTCGGCAGCGACATTCCGAAGGATGCGGGAACCAGCTTTTTGATGGCGTGGGATCCGGTGAAGCAGAAAAAGGTGTGGGAGGTGCCGCAACCCAACTACTGGAATGCGGGAACGATGACCACCGCCGGAAACCTCGTGTTCCAAGGTCGGATCGACGGCAAGTTCGCGGCTTACGACGCGCGTGATGGCAAGGAGCTGTGGTCAGTCAACGTGGGGAGCGGCATCAGTGCTCCACCGATTACCTACGCCGTTGACGGAACCCAGTATGTCTCTCTGCTTGTGGGCTTTGGCGGTGCCGCCGTCGCCTATGGCGGCGGAAGTTCCATGGCTCAATATGGCTGGGGCTACCGCGCACAGCTTCGACAGCTTTTGACTTTTGCGGTTGGCGCGGGCAAGCCCATGCCAGAGGTCGGCGAGCCCACCTTCGCGAAGGTTCTGACGCCCGATGGCTTCACGCCGGACGACAAGTTGGCCGATCGGGGGCAACACGTCTACAAGGCGTCCTGCGCTTGGTGCCATGGCGCCGGCGCGGTCTCAGGCGGCTATACACCGGATCTTCGCGCCTCCGAGGCAGTTGTGCACACGGAGCAGTTCAAGGCGATCGTTCAGGAGGGAGCTCTCGCACCCAACGGGATGCCGAGGTTTAGAAGCCTTTCTGACGACGATCTGAAGGCGTTGCAGAATTTCATAAGAAAGCAGGCCTTGGAGGCGGCGCAGCCGGCGAGCAACTGA
- a CDS encoding thiamine pyrophosphate-dependent dehydrogenase E1 component subunit alpha, with translation MYETMLVSRYFEETIEAIYLEGKKPIFNMAKGPIPGEMHLSNGQEPCAVGVCAHLASSDVVTSTHRPHHVAIAKGVDLRRMAAEIFGKKTGLSGGRGGHMHIFDPDVNFSCSGIIAQGMGPAVGAALSRKLQGKEGVAVSYIGEGAANQGAFHEALNLAALWKLPVIFVVEDNAWGISVAKATSTAVPNNAMRAQAYGMPGYLVPGNDPIAIFSAAGEAIARARNGGGPSLLDIETDRLAGHFMGDAEAYRPKGELDTLRARDPIPALARRLKTEDALSEADNSAILAHARSRVDDAIKFARESDYPAPEEALEKVFA, from the coding sequence ATGTACGAGACCATGCTCGTCAGCCGATACTTCGAAGAGACCATTGAAGCGATCTATCTCGAGGGAAAGAAACCCATTTTCAACATGGCCAAGGGGCCTATTCCGGGAGAGATGCATCTTTCCAATGGACAGGAGCCGTGTGCTGTTGGCGTCTGCGCGCATCTGGCGTCGTCCGACGTCGTCACCTCAACGCATCGCCCCCACCATGTCGCCATCGCCAAAGGCGTCGATCTCAGACGGATGGCGGCGGAGATCTTCGGCAAGAAGACCGGACTGAGCGGCGGCCGCGGCGGCCACATGCACATTTTCGATCCCGACGTGAATTTCAGTTGCTCCGGCATCATCGCCCAGGGCATGGGACCTGCGGTCGGCGCCGCGCTGTCTCGTAAGCTGCAGGGAAAGGAAGGCGTTGCAGTTTCCTATATCGGCGAAGGCGCCGCCAATCAGGGAGCCTTCCACGAGGCGCTCAATCTGGCCGCCTTATGGAAGCTGCCCGTGATCTTTGTCGTTGAGGATAACGCGTGGGGTATCTCCGTCGCGAAGGCAACATCGACGGCGGTGCCGAACAATGCCATGCGGGCGCAGGCTTACGGCATGCCCGGCTATCTGGTTCCGGGAAACGATCCGATCGCGATTTTCTCGGCGGCCGGCGAGGCCATCGCTCGCGCGCGCAACGGCGGCGGACCGAGCCTGCTCGACATCGAGACCGATCGGCTTGCGGGGCATTTCATGGGTGATGCCGAGGCCTATCGTCCGAAAGGCGAGCTCGACACCTTGAGAGCCAGGGATCCGATCCCAGCGCTTGCGCGGCGTCTCAAGACCGAGGACGCCCTTTCGGAGGCCGACAACAGTGCAATCCTCGCGCATGCCCGAAGCAGGGTGGACGACGCGATCAAGTTTGCACGCGAGAGCGATTACCCGGCGCCAGAGGAAGCGCTAGAGAAAGTCTTCGCCTGA
- a CDS encoding PQQ-dependent catabolism-associated beta-propeller protein has protein sequence MWIRLRLVAVVLSICAPSVVGAHEIFVSNEKDNTISVIDIRKMEVVHTMRVGKRPRGLKISPDGTKLYLCASDSNAIQEFDAHTYEHVRDFDNIDDPEQLALASDGLRLYTANEDSAAVTAVDVKTREVVGRVDVGVEPEGIAVSPDGKTVVVTSETSNMVHFIDAAKLEVFDNVLVGARPRHAEFSADGKKLWVSSEIAGSVSVIDVVTRSIERTITFQVGGITKDLITPVGIRLTKDGKKAFVALGMANRVAVVNAQSGVVEKYLLVGIRVWHLELTREDKFLVTTNGVSNDITLIDLATLSPVKSIRVGRYPWGAAARP, from the coding sequence ATGTGGATCCGACTGAGACTTGTTGCCGTCGTGCTCTCGATCTGTGCGCCTTCTGTGGTCGGCGCTCACGAGATTTTTGTGAGCAACGAGAAGGACAACACCATCTCCGTGATCGATATCAGGAAAATGGAGGTCGTGCACACCATGCGCGTGGGGAAGCGGCCCCGCGGCCTGAAAATATCGCCAGATGGGACGAAGCTCTACCTTTGTGCGAGTGACAGCAATGCCATCCAGGAGTTCGACGCGCACACTTACGAGCATGTGCGCGATTTCGATAATATCGATGACCCGGAGCAGCTGGCTCTCGCGAGCGATGGCCTGCGCCTCTACACGGCCAACGAGGACAGCGCTGCGGTGACAGCCGTCGACGTGAAGACGCGGGAAGTTGTTGGGCGCGTGGACGTGGGCGTCGAGCCCGAGGGCATTGCCGTGTCGCCGGACGGGAAAACGGTGGTGGTCACGTCAGAGACGAGCAACATGGTGCACTTCATCGATGCAGCCAAACTCGAGGTGTTTGACAACGTTCTCGTCGGCGCACGTCCACGCCATGCAGAGTTTTCCGCCGACGGCAAGAAGCTCTGGGTCTCATCCGAGATCGCTGGTTCCGTCTCTGTCATTGACGTGGTAACTCGCTCGATCGAGAGGACCATAACATTCCAGGTTGGGGGCATCACTAAAGACCTCATCACGCCGGTCGGGATTCGGCTGACGAAGGATGGGAAAAAGGCATTCGTCGCACTGGGGATGGCCAATCGCGTCGCCGTAGTGAATGCTCAGTCCGGCGTCGTCGAGAAGTACCTTCTCGTCGGCATCCGCGTTTGGCATCTCGAGCTTACGCGCGAAGACAAGTTTCTTGTCACCACCAACGGTGTTTCCAACGATATTACGTTGATCGACTTGGCAACGCTGTCTCCCGTCAAGTCCATACGGGTTGGCCGATATCCATGGGGTGCTGCC